In Humulus lupulus chromosome 6, drHumLupu1.1, whole genome shotgun sequence, a single genomic region encodes these proteins:
- the LOC133783468 gene encoding subtilisin-like protease SBT5.3 isoform X1 produces MQPYIVYMGTHSHGLKPSSDDLERATNSHYNLLGSYLGSEEKAKDAIFYSYNRHINGFAALLSKSEAAEIRKHPNVVSVFLSKGMKLHTTRSWEFLGLERKGGHIPSQSIWTKAHLGEDVIIGNLDSGVWHESKSFSEYEGIGPIPSKWNGICQPVVKDKVQCNRKLIGARYFNKGYIAHLKTMNASSIPPEVRKENLFTSRDNNGHGTHTLSTAGGGFVSGANLFGNGNGTAKGGSPKARVAAYKVCWPPLDENSCFDADVMAGFEAAISDGVDIISASVGGPPIEFFDDSSSIGSFHAVMNNIVVVASAGNEGPDPKTVSNLSPWMVTVAASTIDREFNSYVSLGNKKHLKGVSLSSSGLPSQKFYPLIYGSDAKATNVKNYLLAQLCRPKSLDPKKVKGKILVCLVGDEISTLEKGHQASLAGAVGMILVNHVLFGNEITPESHVLPTSHLNVTQGKFIFEYLNTTKAPMAYMTRPKTEVGVKPAPFIASFSSRGPNLIQPALLKPDITAPGVYIIAAYSESIGPTDELFDKRRVQFNVISGTSMSCPHVSGIVGLLKTLHPDWSPAAIHSAIMTTARVQDNNKGPMLDWNMKKATPFQYGSGHIQPNRAMDPGLVYDRTIEDYLNFLCAHGYNETSVKLFYNKPYKCSKTFTLANFNYPSIAVTDLSSQYSVTITRRVKNVGPPSTYKAYVRAPAGVSIYVKPTSLQFSNVGEEKKFEIILKPKVVGNNKPKDYVFGQLKWSDGKRYVRSPIVVKY; encoded by the exons atgcagcCATATATTGTGTACATGGGAACACATTCGCATGGTCTGAAACCTTCCTCAGATGATCTTGAAAGAGCCACCAATTCTCATTACAACCTTCTTGGATCGTACTTAGGAAG TGAGGAAAAAGCGAAAGATGCCATCTTTTACTCGTATAATAGACATATTAATGGATTTGCTGCACTTCTTAGTAAGTCAGAAGCCGCAGAAATTCGAA AGCATCCAAATGTAGTATCGGTTTTTTTGAGCAAAGGAATGAAATTGCACACTACTCGTTCATGGGAATTTCTTGGATTGGAAAGAAAAGGTGGTCACATTCCTTCTCAATCTATTTGGACAAAAGCTCACCTTGGTGAAGATGTAATCATTGGAAACTTAGACAGTG GTGTTTGGCatgaatcaaagagttttagtGAGTATGAAGGCATTGGACCAATTCCATCAAAGTGGAACGGAATCTGTCAACCGGTCGTTAAAGATAAAGTTCAATGTAATAG AAAGCTAATAGGAGCAAGGTACTTTAACAAAGGTTATATTGCTCATCTAAAGACCATGAACGCCTCTTCCATTCCACCTGAGGTACGTAAGGAAAACCTATTCACTAGTCGAGACAACAATGGACATGGGACTCATACTCTTTCCACGGCTGGGGGTGGCTTTGTTTCTGGAGCAAATTTGTTCGGCAATGGGAATGGAACTGCAAAGGGTGGATCTCCCAAAGCTCGCGTGGCCGCTTATAAGGTGTGTTGGCCGCCACTCGATGAAAACTCGTGCTTCGACGCTGATGTTATGGCTGGATTCGAAGCTGCAATAAGTGATGGTGTTGACATAATTTCGGCCTCCGTTGGTGGTCCACCTATTGAATTTTTTGATGACTCGTCTTCAATAGGGAGCTTTCATGCTGTTATGAACAACATTGTTGTGGTTGCCTCAGCTGGCAATGAAGGACCTGATCCAAAGACGGTAAGTAATTTATCACCGTGGATGGTAACAGTAGCTGCTAGCACAATTGACCGTGAGTTCAATAGTTATGTTTCGCTTGGCAACAAAAAACATCTTAAG GGAGtaagtctttcttcaagtggcTTGCCATCTCAAAAGTTTTATCCGTTGATCTATGGGTCAGATGCAAAAGCTACAAATGTGAAAAATTATTTGCTAGC ACAATTATGTAGGCCTAAAAGCCTTGATCCAAAGAAGGTAAAGGGAAAGATCTTGGTTTGTCTTGTTGGGGATGAAATTTCAACACTTGAAAAGGGTCATCAAGCTTCTCTTGCGGGTGCTGTTGGAATGATTCTAGTTAATCATGTTTTATTTGGGAATGAAATCACTCCAGAGTCTCATGTGCTCCCTACATCTCATCTCAATGTCACTCAAGGCAAATTTATATTTGAATACCTCAACACCACTAA ggcacCTATGGCTTACATGACTCGACCAAAGACTGAAGTAGGAGTAAAGCCAGCCCCATTTATAGCTTCATTCTCATCAAGAGGACCTAACCTCATTCAACCAGCTTTGCTCAAG CCAGATATCACAGCACCAGGAGTGTATATTATTGCTGCATATAGTGAATCTATTGGACCAACTGATGAGCTATTCGATAAGCGTCGAGTCCAATTCAACGTAATCTCTGGAACTTCAATGTCATGCCCTCATGTTTCTGGGATCGTTGGCCTTCTCAAAACCCTTCATCCAGATTGGAGTCCAGCTGCAATTCATTCAGCCATAATGACTACGG CAAGAGTTCAAGACAACAACAAGGGGCCAATGTTGGACTGGAACATGAAAAAAGCAACACCATTTCAATACGGTTCAGGTCACATTCAACCAAATCGAGCTATGGACCCTGGACTTGTCTACGACAGAACTATTGAGGATTATTTGAACTTTTTATGTGCTCATGGCTACAATGAAACATCGGTTAAACTTTTCTATAACAAACCATATAAATGTTCCAAAACATTCACTCTAGCCAACTTCAACTACCCTTCCATTGCTGTTACTGATCTTAGTTCACAGTACTCAGTGACAATTACTAGAAGAGTTAAGAATGTCGGCCCACCAAGCACCTACAAGGCATATGTGAGAGCCCCAGCTGGAGTTTCCATTTATGTTAAGCCCACAAGCTTGCAATTTAGCAATGTTGGTGAAGAAAAGAAATTTGAGATTATTTTGAAGCCAAAAGTTGTTGGGAATAATAAGCCTAAAGACTACGTGTTTGGACAATTGAAATGGTCAGATGGGAAGCGTTACGTTAGAAGTCCTATAGTAGTCAAGTACTAA
- the LOC133783468 gene encoding subtilisin-like protease SBT5.3 isoform X3 → MKLHTTRSWEFLGLERKGGHIPSQSIWTKAHLGEDVIIGNLDSGVWHESKSFSEYEGIGPIPSKWNGICQPVVKDKVQCNRKLIGARYFNKGYIAHLKTMNASSIPPEVRKENLFTSRDNNGHGTHTLSTAGGGFVSGANLFGNGNGTAKGGSPKARVAAYKVCWPPLDENSCFDADVMAGFEAAISDGVDIISASVGGPPIEFFDDSSSIGSFHAVMNNIVVVASAGNEGPDPKTVSNLSPWMVTVAASTIDREFNSYVSLGNKKHLKGVSLSSSGLPSQKFYPLIYGSDAKATNVKNYLLAQLCRPKSLDPKKVKGKILVCLVGDEISTLEKGHQASLAGAVGMILVNHVLFGNEITPESHVLPTSHLNVTQGKFIFEYLNTTKAPMAYMTRPKTEVGVKPAPFIASFSSRGPNLIQPALLKPDITAPGVYIIAAYSESIGPTDELFDKRRVQFNVISGTSMSCPHVSGIVGLLKTLHPDWSPAAIHSAIMTTARVQDNNKGPMLDWNMKKATPFQYGSGHIQPNRAMDPGLVYDRTIEDYLNFLCAHGYNETSVKLFYNKPYKCSKTFTLANFNYPSIAVTDLSSQYSVTITRRVKNVGPPSTYKAYVRAPAGVSIYVKPTSLQFSNVGEEKKFEIILKPKVVGNNKPKDYVFGQLKWSDGKRYVRSPIVVKY, encoded by the exons ATGAAATTGCACACTACTCGTTCATGGGAATTTCTTGGATTGGAAAGAAAAGGTGGTCACATTCCTTCTCAATCTATTTGGACAAAAGCTCACCTTGGTGAAGATGTAATCATTGGAAACTTAGACAGTG GTGTTTGGCatgaatcaaagagttttagtGAGTATGAAGGCATTGGACCAATTCCATCAAAGTGGAACGGAATCTGTCAACCGGTCGTTAAAGATAAAGTTCAATGTAATAG AAAGCTAATAGGAGCAAGGTACTTTAACAAAGGTTATATTGCTCATCTAAAGACCATGAACGCCTCTTCCATTCCACCTGAGGTACGTAAGGAAAACCTATTCACTAGTCGAGACAACAATGGACATGGGACTCATACTCTTTCCACGGCTGGGGGTGGCTTTGTTTCTGGAGCAAATTTGTTCGGCAATGGGAATGGAACTGCAAAGGGTGGATCTCCCAAAGCTCGCGTGGCCGCTTATAAGGTGTGTTGGCCGCCACTCGATGAAAACTCGTGCTTCGACGCTGATGTTATGGCTGGATTCGAAGCTGCAATAAGTGATGGTGTTGACATAATTTCGGCCTCCGTTGGTGGTCCACCTATTGAATTTTTTGATGACTCGTCTTCAATAGGGAGCTTTCATGCTGTTATGAACAACATTGTTGTGGTTGCCTCAGCTGGCAATGAAGGACCTGATCCAAAGACGGTAAGTAATTTATCACCGTGGATGGTAACAGTAGCTGCTAGCACAATTGACCGTGAGTTCAATAGTTATGTTTCGCTTGGCAACAAAAAACATCTTAAG GGAGtaagtctttcttcaagtggcTTGCCATCTCAAAAGTTTTATCCGTTGATCTATGGGTCAGATGCAAAAGCTACAAATGTGAAAAATTATTTGCTAGC ACAATTATGTAGGCCTAAAAGCCTTGATCCAAAGAAGGTAAAGGGAAAGATCTTGGTTTGTCTTGTTGGGGATGAAATTTCAACACTTGAAAAGGGTCATCAAGCTTCTCTTGCGGGTGCTGTTGGAATGATTCTAGTTAATCATGTTTTATTTGGGAATGAAATCACTCCAGAGTCTCATGTGCTCCCTACATCTCATCTCAATGTCACTCAAGGCAAATTTATATTTGAATACCTCAACACCACTAA ggcacCTATGGCTTACATGACTCGACCAAAGACTGAAGTAGGAGTAAAGCCAGCCCCATTTATAGCTTCATTCTCATCAAGAGGACCTAACCTCATTCAACCAGCTTTGCTCAAG CCAGATATCACAGCACCAGGAGTGTATATTATTGCTGCATATAGTGAATCTATTGGACCAACTGATGAGCTATTCGATAAGCGTCGAGTCCAATTCAACGTAATCTCTGGAACTTCAATGTCATGCCCTCATGTTTCTGGGATCGTTGGCCTTCTCAAAACCCTTCATCCAGATTGGAGTCCAGCTGCAATTCATTCAGCCATAATGACTACGG CAAGAGTTCAAGACAACAACAAGGGGCCAATGTTGGACTGGAACATGAAAAAAGCAACACCATTTCAATACGGTTCAGGTCACATTCAACCAAATCGAGCTATGGACCCTGGACTTGTCTACGACAGAACTATTGAGGATTATTTGAACTTTTTATGTGCTCATGGCTACAATGAAACATCGGTTAAACTTTTCTATAACAAACCATATAAATGTTCCAAAACATTCACTCTAGCCAACTTCAACTACCCTTCCATTGCTGTTACTGATCTTAGTTCACAGTACTCAGTGACAATTACTAGAAGAGTTAAGAATGTCGGCCCACCAAGCACCTACAAGGCATATGTGAGAGCCCCAGCTGGAGTTTCCATTTATGTTAAGCCCACAAGCTTGCAATTTAGCAATGTTGGTGAAGAAAAGAAATTTGAGATTATTTTGAAGCCAAAAGTTGTTGGGAATAATAAGCCTAAAGACTACGTGTTTGGACAATTGAAATGGTCAGATGGGAAGCGTTACGTTAGAAGTCCTATAGTAGTCAAGTACTAA
- the LOC133783468 gene encoding subtilisin-like protease SBT5.3 isoform X2: protein MGTHSHGLKPSSDDLERATNSHYNLLGSYLGSEEKAKDAIFYSYNRHINGFAALLSKSEAAEIRKHPNVVSVFLSKGMKLHTTRSWEFLGLERKGGHIPSQSIWTKAHLGEDVIIGNLDSGVWHESKSFSEYEGIGPIPSKWNGICQPVVKDKVQCNRKLIGARYFNKGYIAHLKTMNASSIPPEVRKENLFTSRDNNGHGTHTLSTAGGGFVSGANLFGNGNGTAKGGSPKARVAAYKVCWPPLDENSCFDADVMAGFEAAISDGVDIISASVGGPPIEFFDDSSSIGSFHAVMNNIVVVASAGNEGPDPKTVSNLSPWMVTVAASTIDREFNSYVSLGNKKHLKGVSLSSSGLPSQKFYPLIYGSDAKATNVKNYLLAQLCRPKSLDPKKVKGKILVCLVGDEISTLEKGHQASLAGAVGMILVNHVLFGNEITPESHVLPTSHLNVTQGKFIFEYLNTTKAPMAYMTRPKTEVGVKPAPFIASFSSRGPNLIQPALLKPDITAPGVYIIAAYSESIGPTDELFDKRRVQFNVISGTSMSCPHVSGIVGLLKTLHPDWSPAAIHSAIMTTARVQDNNKGPMLDWNMKKATPFQYGSGHIQPNRAMDPGLVYDRTIEDYLNFLCAHGYNETSVKLFYNKPYKCSKTFTLANFNYPSIAVTDLSSQYSVTITRRVKNVGPPSTYKAYVRAPAGVSIYVKPTSLQFSNVGEEKKFEIILKPKVVGNNKPKDYVFGQLKWSDGKRYVRSPIVVKY, encoded by the exons ATGGGAACACATTCGCATGGTCTGAAACCTTCCTCAGATGATCTTGAAAGAGCCACCAATTCTCATTACAACCTTCTTGGATCGTACTTAGGAAG TGAGGAAAAAGCGAAAGATGCCATCTTTTACTCGTATAATAGACATATTAATGGATTTGCTGCACTTCTTAGTAAGTCAGAAGCCGCAGAAATTCGAA AGCATCCAAATGTAGTATCGGTTTTTTTGAGCAAAGGAATGAAATTGCACACTACTCGTTCATGGGAATTTCTTGGATTGGAAAGAAAAGGTGGTCACATTCCTTCTCAATCTATTTGGACAAAAGCTCACCTTGGTGAAGATGTAATCATTGGAAACTTAGACAGTG GTGTTTGGCatgaatcaaagagttttagtGAGTATGAAGGCATTGGACCAATTCCATCAAAGTGGAACGGAATCTGTCAACCGGTCGTTAAAGATAAAGTTCAATGTAATAG AAAGCTAATAGGAGCAAGGTACTTTAACAAAGGTTATATTGCTCATCTAAAGACCATGAACGCCTCTTCCATTCCACCTGAGGTACGTAAGGAAAACCTATTCACTAGTCGAGACAACAATGGACATGGGACTCATACTCTTTCCACGGCTGGGGGTGGCTTTGTTTCTGGAGCAAATTTGTTCGGCAATGGGAATGGAACTGCAAAGGGTGGATCTCCCAAAGCTCGCGTGGCCGCTTATAAGGTGTGTTGGCCGCCACTCGATGAAAACTCGTGCTTCGACGCTGATGTTATGGCTGGATTCGAAGCTGCAATAAGTGATGGTGTTGACATAATTTCGGCCTCCGTTGGTGGTCCACCTATTGAATTTTTTGATGACTCGTCTTCAATAGGGAGCTTTCATGCTGTTATGAACAACATTGTTGTGGTTGCCTCAGCTGGCAATGAAGGACCTGATCCAAAGACGGTAAGTAATTTATCACCGTGGATGGTAACAGTAGCTGCTAGCACAATTGACCGTGAGTTCAATAGTTATGTTTCGCTTGGCAACAAAAAACATCTTAAG GGAGtaagtctttcttcaagtggcTTGCCATCTCAAAAGTTTTATCCGTTGATCTATGGGTCAGATGCAAAAGCTACAAATGTGAAAAATTATTTGCTAGC ACAATTATGTAGGCCTAAAAGCCTTGATCCAAAGAAGGTAAAGGGAAAGATCTTGGTTTGTCTTGTTGGGGATGAAATTTCAACACTTGAAAAGGGTCATCAAGCTTCTCTTGCGGGTGCTGTTGGAATGATTCTAGTTAATCATGTTTTATTTGGGAATGAAATCACTCCAGAGTCTCATGTGCTCCCTACATCTCATCTCAATGTCACTCAAGGCAAATTTATATTTGAATACCTCAACACCACTAA ggcacCTATGGCTTACATGACTCGACCAAAGACTGAAGTAGGAGTAAAGCCAGCCCCATTTATAGCTTCATTCTCATCAAGAGGACCTAACCTCATTCAACCAGCTTTGCTCAAG CCAGATATCACAGCACCAGGAGTGTATATTATTGCTGCATATAGTGAATCTATTGGACCAACTGATGAGCTATTCGATAAGCGTCGAGTCCAATTCAACGTAATCTCTGGAACTTCAATGTCATGCCCTCATGTTTCTGGGATCGTTGGCCTTCTCAAAACCCTTCATCCAGATTGGAGTCCAGCTGCAATTCATTCAGCCATAATGACTACGG CAAGAGTTCAAGACAACAACAAGGGGCCAATGTTGGACTGGAACATGAAAAAAGCAACACCATTTCAATACGGTTCAGGTCACATTCAACCAAATCGAGCTATGGACCCTGGACTTGTCTACGACAGAACTATTGAGGATTATTTGAACTTTTTATGTGCTCATGGCTACAATGAAACATCGGTTAAACTTTTCTATAACAAACCATATAAATGTTCCAAAACATTCACTCTAGCCAACTTCAACTACCCTTCCATTGCTGTTACTGATCTTAGTTCACAGTACTCAGTGACAATTACTAGAAGAGTTAAGAATGTCGGCCCACCAAGCACCTACAAGGCATATGTGAGAGCCCCAGCTGGAGTTTCCATTTATGTTAAGCCCACAAGCTTGCAATTTAGCAATGTTGGTGAAGAAAAGAAATTTGAGATTATTTTGAAGCCAAAAGTTGTTGGGAATAATAAGCCTAAAGACTACGTGTTTGGACAATTGAAATGGTCAGATGGGAAGCGTTACGTTAGAAGTCCTATAGTAGTCAAGTACTAA